Proteins encoded within one genomic window of Pseudomonas cannabina:
- a CDS encoding DUF2126 domain-containing protein, with translation MSIHIALHHVTHYRYERAVELGPQIVRLRPAAHSRTRVLSYSLKVLPENHFINWQQDPQGNYLARLVFPEKTDEFRVEVDLVAEMAVFNPFDFFLEPYAENIPFTYASEEQRELAPYLEKLPLTPRFQAYLDSISREPIPAIDFLVGLNQRLSQDVAYLIRMEPGVQTPEFTLENASGSCRDSAWLLVQLLRHLGMAARFVSGYLIQLKADVEALDGPSGTDVDFTDLHAWCEVYLPGAGWVGLDATSGLFAGEGHIPLACSPEPSSAAPISGLVEPCETEFSHEMSVERIWEAPRVTKPYTEEQWQDIQALGRQIDADLLRDDVRLTMGGEPTFVSIDDRDGAEWNTAALGPRKRELSAELFQRMRAHYAPLGIVHFGQGKWYPGEQLPRWSLNCFWRKDGKPVWHNNALIADETQDYGATGELAGRFLASVAERLKLPGRFVFPAYEDNFYYLWREGALPVNVTAEDSRLGDELERARLRKVFAQGLDKMIGQVLPLARSAKGDSWQSGRWYLRDEHCRLVPGDSALGYRLPLASQPWVKAAEYPFIHPTDHNQDFPELADSDSLTAQLKASESDAERAPELDESADWLTRTALCAEARDGRLYLFMPPLQKLEEYLELVAVIEATAEELQCPILLEGYEPPSDPRLCNFRITPDPGVIEVNVQPSASWDELVERTEFLYEQARLTRLTTEKFMIDGRHTGTGGGNHFVLGGATPADSPFLRRPDLLRSLLSYWHNHPSLSYLFSGLFIGPTSQAPRIDEARNDSLYEMEIAFAQMPEPGEEVAPWVVDRLLRNLLIDVTGNTHRAEFCIDKLYSPDGATGRLGLLELRAFEMPPHARMSLAQQLLLRALVARFWREPYAPAKLARWGTQLHDRFMLPHFIEQDFADVVADLNSAGYPVKADWFAAHLEFRFPKVGDYAVNGIELELRQALEPWHVLGEEGSAGGAVRYVDSSLERLQVHLTGLPPQRYLLTCNGIPVPLQPTGRVGEFVAGVRYRAWQPANCLQPTIGVHAPLVFDLLDTWMQRSLGGCEYHVAHPGGRNYETLPVNANEAESRRLSRFFRIGHTPGKLDVPSLNINDELPMTLDMRLH, from the coding sequence GTGTCGATTCATATTGCCTTGCACCACGTCACGCATTACCGCTACGAACGCGCGGTCGAACTGGGTCCTCAGATCGTTCGTCTGCGCCCGGCCGCCCATAGCCGCACCCGCGTGCTGTCTTATTCGCTTAAAGTTTTGCCTGAAAACCACTTCATCAACTGGCAGCAGGACCCTCAGGGTAATTACCTGGCGCGCCTGGTTTTTCCGGAAAAGACCGACGAGTTTCGCGTCGAAGTTGATCTGGTCGCCGAAATGGCGGTGTTCAACCCGTTCGACTTCTTTCTGGAACCCTACGCCGAAAACATTCCCTTCACGTACGCCAGCGAAGAGCAGCGTGAGCTTGCCCCGTATCTCGAAAAGCTGCCGCTGACGCCGAGGTTTCAGGCCTATCTGGACAGCATCAGTCGCGAGCCGATCCCGGCTATCGATTTTCTGGTTGGCCTCAACCAGCGTCTGAGCCAGGACGTGGCTTACCTGATCCGCATGGAACCGGGCGTTCAGACCCCGGAGTTCACGCTGGAAAACGCCTCGGGCTCCTGCCGCGATTCGGCTTGGCTGCTGGTGCAGCTGCTGCGCCATCTCGGCATGGCCGCACGTTTCGTGTCGGGTTATCTGATCCAGCTCAAGGCTGATGTCGAAGCGCTGGACGGGCCTTCCGGCACCGACGTCGATTTCACCGACCTGCACGCCTGGTGCGAGGTGTATTTGCCGGGCGCGGGCTGGGTCGGGCTGGATGCCACTTCCGGGCTGTTCGCAGGCGAAGGGCACATTCCGCTGGCGTGCAGCCCCGAACCGTCTTCGGCCGCGCCGATCAGCGGGTTGGTCGAGCCGTGCGAAACCGAATTCAGCCACGAAATGTCGGTCGAGCGCATTTGGGAGGCGCCCCGCGTCACCAAGCCCTACACCGAAGAACAATGGCAGGACATTCAGGCCCTCGGTCGGCAGATTGACGCCGATTTGCTGCGCGACGATGTGCGCCTGACCATGGGCGGTGAGCCGACATTCGTGTCCATCGATGATCGCGATGGCGCCGAGTGGAACACCGCTGCGTTGGGCCCTCGCAAGCGCGAACTGTCCGCCGAGCTGTTCCAGCGCATGCGCGCGCATTACGCGCCGCTGGGCATCGTGCATTTCGGGCAGGGCAAATGGTACCCGGGCGAGCAATTGCCGCGCTGGTCGCTGAACTGTTTCTGGCGTAAGGATGGCAAGCCGGTCTGGCACAACAACGCGCTGATCGCTGATGAAACGCAGGACTATGGCGCGACCGGCGAACTGGCCGGGCGCTTCCTCGCCAGTGTTGCCGAACGCTTGAAGCTGCCTGGCCGCTTCGTGTTTCCGGCCTACGAAGACAACTTCTACTACCTGTGGCGCGAAGGTGCGCTGCCGGTCAACGTGACCGCCGAAGATTCGCGATTGGGTGATGAGCTGGAGCGTGCGCGTCTGCGCAAGGTCTTCGCGCAAGGTCTGGACAAGATGATTGGCCAGGTGCTGCCGCTGGCCCGCAGCGCAAAAGGTGATAGCTGGCAGAGTGGGCGCTGGTACCTGCGTGACGAACACTGCCGTCTGGTGCCCGGCGATTCGGCACTGGGTTACCGACTGCCGCTGGCCTCGCAGCCGTGGGTCAAGGCGGCGGAGTATCCGTTCATCCATCCGACCGATCACAATCAGGACTTCCCTGAGCTGGCCGACAGCGACTCGCTGACCGCGCAGCTCAAGGCCAGCGAAAGCGACGCCGAGCGTGCGCCGGAGCTTGATGAGTCCGCCGACTGGCTGACCCGCACCGCGCTGTGTGCCGAGGCGCGTGACGGGCGTCTGTACCTGTTCATGCCGCCGCTGCAAAAGCTGGAGGAATACCTTGAACTGGTGGCGGTGATCGAAGCGACCGCCGAAGAGCTGCAATGCCCGATCCTGCTGGAAGGCTACGAGCCGCCGAGCGATCCGCGCCTGTGCAACTTCCGCATTACGCCTGATCCGGGAGTGATCGAAGTCAACGTGCAGCCCTCTGCAAGCTGGGACGAACTGGTCGAACGCACCGAGTTTCTCTACGAGCAGGCGCGTCTCACGCGGCTGACCACCGAAAAATTCATGATCGACGGCCGGCACACCGGCACCGGCGGCGGCAACCACTTCGTGCTCGGCGGGGCGACACCGGCGGATTCGCCGTTCCTGCGTCGCCCGGACCTGCTGCGCAGCCTGCTCAGCTACTGGCACAACCATCCATCGCTGTCGTATCTGTTTTCCGGCTTGTTCATCGGCCCGACCTCGCAAGCACCGCGTATCGATGAGGCGCGCAACGACTCGCTCTACGAAATGGAAATCGCCTTCGCGCAAATGCCCGAGCCCGGCGAAGAAGTCGCGCCGTGGGTAGTCGACCGTCTGCTGCGCAACTTGCTGATCGATGTCACCGGCAACACCCATCGTGCCGAATTCTGCATCGACAAACTGTATTCGCCGGACGGCGCAACCGGGCGTCTGGGCCTGCTGGAGCTGCGCGCCTTCGAGATGCCGCCCCACGCGCGCATGAGTCTTGCCCAGCAATTGCTGCTGCGGGCGCTGGTCGCACGTTTCTGGCGTGAGCCCTACGCACCGGCCAAACTGGCGCGTTGGGGTACGCAGTTGCACGACCGCTTCATGCTGCCGCACTTCATCGAGCAGGATTTTGCCGACGTGGTGGCCGACCTCAACTCGGCGGGATATCCGGTCAAGGCTGACTGGTTTGCCGCGCACCTGGAGTTCCGCTTTCCTAAAGTCGGCGATTACGCGGTCAACGGCATCGAACTGGAGCTGCGTCAGGCACTGGAGCCTTGGCACGTGCTGGGTGAAGAAGGTTCGGCCGGGGGCGCGGTGCGCTACGTCGATTCATCGCTGGAGCGCTTGCAGGTGCATCTCACTGGCCTGCCACCGCAGCGCTATCTGCTGACCTGCAATGGCATCCCGGTGCCGTTGCAGCCCACTGGCCGGGTTGGCGAGTTTGTCGCGGGCGTGCGCTATCGCGCCTGGCAACCGGCCAACTGCCTGCAACCGACCATCGGTGTGCATGCGCCGCTGGTATTTGACCTGCTCGACACCTGGATGCAGCGCTCGCTGGGCGGCTGCGAGTATCATGTCGCCCATCCGGGTGGCCGCAATTACGAAACGTTACCGGTCAACGCCAACGAAGCGGAAAGCCGCCGTCTGTCACGTTTCTTCCGAATCGGCCACACACCCGGCAAACTGGACGTTCCATCGCTCAACATTAACGACGAGCTGCCGATGACGCTGGATATGCGTCTGCATTAA
- a CDS encoding YgiQ family radical SAM protein, producing MQSAKPLFDYPKYWAECFGPAPFLPMSREEMDLLGWDSCDIIIVTGDAYVDHPSFGMAIIGRLLESQGFRVGIIAQPNWQSKDDFMKLGEPNLFFGVAAGNMDSMINRYTADKKIRSDDAYTPGGMAGKRPDRASLVYSQRCKEAYKHVPIVLGGIEASLRRIAHYDYWQDKIRNSILIDACADILLYGNAERAIVEVAQRLSYGHKIEDITDVRGTAFIRRDTPQGWYEVDSTRIDRPGKVDKIINPYVNTQDTQACAIEQEKGNVEDPNEAKVVQILASPRMTRDKTVIRLPSVEKVRNDAVLYAHANRVLHLETNPGNARALVQKHGDVDVWFNPPPIPMTTDEMDYVFGMPYARVPHPSYGKEKIPAYDMIRFSVNIMRGCFGGCTFCSITEHEGRIIQNRSEESIIREIEEIRDKVPGFTGVISDLGGPTANMYRIACKSPEIESACRKPSCVFPGICPNLNTDHSSLIQLYRSARALPGVKKILIASGLRYDLAVESPEYVKELVTHHVGGYLKIAPEHTEEGPLNQMMKPGIGSYDKFKRMFEKYTKEAGKEQYLIPYFIAAHPGTTDEDMMNLALWLKGNGFRADQVQAFYPSPMATATAMYHSGKNPLRKVTYKSDAVTIVKSEEQRRLHKAFLRYHDPKGWPMLREALERMGRADLIGPGKDQLIPLHQPATDTYQSARRKNSTPAGSHKVGKTTLIQTQHTGLPPRGSDGSKPWDKREEAKAAAMARNKQAAKERMDAAKGKGPKPAKRKPVVPR from the coding sequence ATGCAATCAGCCAAGCCGTTATTTGACTATCCCAAGTACTGGGCCGAATGTTTCGGACCAGCACCTTTCCTGCCGATGAGCCGGGAAGAGATGGATCTGCTTGGCTGGGATTCCTGCGACATCATCATTGTCACCGGTGATGCGTACGTCGATCACCCGTCTTTCGGCATGGCAATCATCGGCCGTCTGCTTGAGTCACAGGGCTTTCGGGTCGGGATCATCGCGCAGCCCAACTGGCAGTCCAAAGACGACTTCATGAAGCTCGGCGAGCCGAACCTGTTTTTCGGTGTCGCTGCCGGCAACATGGACTCGATGATCAACCGCTACACCGCCGACAAGAAAATCCGCTCCGACGACGCCTACACGCCCGGCGGCATGGCCGGCAAGCGTCCGGACCGCGCGAGTCTGGTCTACAGCCAGCGCTGCAAGGAAGCCTACAAGCATGTGCCAATCGTGCTCGGCGGCATCGAAGCCTCGCTGCGCCGCATCGCGCACTATGACTACTGGCAGGACAAGATTCGCAACTCGATCCTGATCGACGCCTGCGCCGACATCCTGCTCTACGGCAACGCCGAGCGGGCCATTGTCGAAGTCGCCCAGCGTCTGTCCTATGGCCACAAGATCGAAGACATCACCGATGTGCGCGGCACCGCGTTCATCCGTCGCGATACGCCGCAAGGCTGGTATGAAGTCGACTCGACGCGCATCGATCGTCCGGGCAAGGTCGACAAGATCATCAACCCGTACGTCAACACCCAGGACACCCAAGCCTGCGCCATCGAGCAGGAAAAAGGCAACGTCGAAGACCCGAACGAAGCCAAGGTAGTGCAGATTCTTGCCAGCCCGCGCATGACCCGTGACAAGACGGTCATCCGCCTGCCATCGGTAGAAAAGGTTCGTAACGATGCTGTGCTGTATGCCCACGCCAACCGCGTGTTGCACCTGGAAACCAATCCGGGCAACGCCCGTGCATTGGTGCAGAAGCATGGTGACGTCGACGTCTGGTTCAACCCGCCGCCGATTCCGATGACTACTGATGAAATGGACTACGTGTTCGGCATGCCTTACGCACGCGTTCCGCATCCGTCTTATGGCAAGGAAAAGATTCCTGCTTACGACATGATCCGTTTCTCGGTCAACATCATGCGTGGCTGTTTCGGCGGCTGCACGTTCTGCTCCATTACCGAGCACGAAGGCCGGATCATCCAGAACCGTTCCGAAGAGTCGATCATTCGCGAAATCGAAGAGATCCGCGATAAAGTGCCTGGCTTTACCGGCGTTATCTCCGACCTGGGCGGGCCGACGGCGAACATGTACCGTATCGCCTGCAAAAGCCCGGAAATCGAGTCGGCCTGCCGCAAGCCGTCGTGTGTATTTCCAGGCATCTGCCCGAACCTGAACACCGATCACTCGTCGCTGATTCAGCTGTATCGCAGTGCCCGCGCATTACCGGGCGTGAAGAAGATCCTCATCGCTTCCGGCCTGCGCTACGACCTCGCCGTCGAGTCGCCGGAATACGTCAAGGAGTTGGTGACGCACCATGTTGGCGGCTACCTGAAGATTGCCCCGGAACACACCGAGGAAGGTCCGCTCAACCAGATGATGAAGCCGGGCATTGGCAGCTATGACAAGTTCAAGCGCATGTTCGAGAAGTACACCAAGGAAGCGGGCAAGGAGCAGTACCTGATTCCTTACTTCATCGCCGCCCACCCGGGCACGACAGATGAAGACATGATGAACCTCGCGCTGTGGCTCAAGGGCAACGGTTTCCGTGCGGATCAGGTGCAGGCGTTCTATCCGTCGCCGATGGCAACGGCCACCGCCATGTATCACTCGGGCAAGAACCCGCTGCGCAAGGTCACTTACAAGAGTGACGCCGTCACAATTGTGAAAAGCGAAGAGCAACGTCGCCTGCACAAGGCCTTCTTGCGCTATCACGATCCGAAAGGCTGGCCGATGCTGCGTGAAGCGCTGGAGCGTATGGGTCGTGCCGACCTGATCGGGCCGGGCAAGGACCAACTGATTCCGTTGCATCAGCCTGCTACTGACACTTATCAGAGTGCCCGTCGCAAGAACTCGACGCCCGCCGGTAGCCACAAGGTGGGGAAGACCACGCTGATCCAGACCCAACACACCGGCCTGCCGCCGCGCGGAAGCGACGGCAGCAAGCCGTGGGACAAGCGCGAAGAGGCCAAGGCCGCGGCAATGGCGCGCAACAAACAGGCCGCCAAAGAACGCATGGACGCAGCCAAAGGCAAGGGCCCCAAACCGGCGAAGCGCAAGCCGGTGGTGCCACGCTAA
- the dnaB gene encoding replicative DNA helicase — MNDISAPKQYDLQTAALKVPPHSIEAEQAVLGGLMLDNNAWERVLDQVSDGDFYRHDHRLIFRAIARLADQNSPIDVVTLAEQLDKEGQTSQVGGLGYLSELAKNTPSVANIKAYAQIVRARATLRQLIGISTEIADSAFNPEGRTAEEILDEAERQIFQIAEARPKTGGPVSVNDLLTKAIDRIDTLFNSDNAITGLSTGYTDLDEKTSGLQPSDLIIVAGRPSMGKTTFAMNLVENAVLRSDKVVLVYSLEMPGESLIMRMLSSLGRIDQTKVRAGRLDDDDWPRLTSAVNLLNDRKLFIDDTAGISPSEMRARTRRIVREHGEIAMIMIDYLQLMQIPGSSGDNRTNEISEISRSLKALAKEFNCPVIALSQLNRSLEQRPNKRPINSDLRESGAIEQDADVIMFVYRDEVYHPETEHKGIAEIIIGKQRNGPIGTTRLAFIGKYTRFENLAPGSYNFDED; from the coding sequence ATGAACGATATATCCGCCCCCAAGCAATACGATCTGCAAACCGCTGCCCTCAAGGTGCCGCCACACTCCATCGAGGCCGAACAGGCGGTACTCGGTGGCTTGATGCTGGACAACAACGCCTGGGAGCGCGTGCTCGATCAAGTCTCGGATGGTGATTTCTATCGACATGACCACCGCCTGATTTTCCGCGCCATTGCCCGGCTGGCCGATCAGAACAGCCCGATCGACGTGGTCACTCTGGCCGAGCAATTGGACAAGGAAGGGCAGACCTCGCAGGTCGGTGGCCTGGGCTATCTCAGCGAGCTGGCAAAAAACACGCCGTCCGTGGCCAACATCAAGGCCTACGCGCAGATCGTCCGTGCGCGGGCCACGCTTCGCCAACTGATCGGCATCAGTACCGAAATCGCTGACAGTGCGTTCAACCCGGAAGGACGAACCGCCGAAGAGATTCTCGACGAAGCCGAACGGCAGATCTTTCAGATTGCCGAAGCGCGGCCCAAGACCGGCGGCCCGGTCAGCGTCAACGACCTGCTGACCAAAGCCATCGACCGCATCGACACCCTGTTCAACAGCGACAATGCCATCACCGGCCTGTCCACCGGCTACACCGACCTGGACGAAAAAACCAGCGGCCTGCAGCCGTCCGATCTGATCATCGTCGCCGGTCGTCCGTCGATGGGTAAAACCACCTTCGCCATGAACCTGGTCGAAAACGCGGTGTTACGCAGCGACAAGGTGGTTCTGGTCTACTCGCTGGAAATGCCAGGCGAATCGCTGATCATGCGTATGCTTTCGTCGCTCGGTCGTATCGACCAGACCAAAGTGCGCGCCGGTCGTCTGGACGATGATGACTGGCCGCGTCTGACGTCAGCGGTCAATCTGCTCAATGACCGCAAGCTGTTCATCGACGACACTGCGGGCATCAGCCCTTCGGAAATGCGCGCGCGCACCCGGCGGATCGTTCGTGAGCATGGCGAAATCGCCATGATCATGATCGACTACCTGCAATTGATGCAGATTCCGGGTTCCAGCGGCGATAACCGGACCAACGAGATTTCCGAGATTTCCCGCTCGTTGAAAGCGCTGGCCAAAGAATTCAACTGCCCGGTCATTGCGCTGTCGCAGCTAAACCGCTCGCTGGAGCAGCGCCCGAACAAACGCCCGATCAACTCCGACTTGCGGGAGTCCGGAGCGATCGAGCAGGATGCCGACGTCATCATGTTCGTCTACCGGGACGAGGTGTATCACCCGGAAACCGAGCACAAGGGCATTGCCGAGATCATCATCGGCAAGCAGCGTAACGGCCCCATCGGCACCACGCGCCTGGCGTTCATCGGCAAATACACGCGCTTCGAGAACCTGGCACCCGGCAGTTACAACTTCGACGAAGATTGA